One Thermoflexus sp. DNA segment encodes these proteins:
- a CDS encoding ComEC/Rec2 family competence protein gives MPDLRGAPLFPPALAWLMGLLLARSLLPGEDLFPRWTLFFLIWMLPAVAAVGLRFSDPGGRRLPLLLLILLLGAIRGTLRPIPSLPPPVATAVEEGAELTLEGVVVDDPAERGAGSRFRFRPDGGDGLLQVDLPQGRPEYGDRIRLTGRAGPLPVSAGVDRRAVLARQGVLGVFRAREWARLRSGEGNPLLGLLYRARGYARIRLREILPDPEAGLLIGILLGDESSIPWEVEQAFARSGLSHIVAISGYNITLLTALSLTIFTRLLGRRIALWATLVLIPVYALFVGASASVVRASIMGSLTVIAWMLGRSSDALNALSLSAFLMTLWDPAAIEDIGFQLSFAATLGLLFLAPPLERWARVQTARLFRDPQATTLVEILREALLVSLAAQIATAPLMLYHFRELSLIAPLANLLTLPMQPFVMALGIPAAIGAALAGRLAAPLGWALWWPLAWTIRIADLTARWPLATVRVAPGYLEGMLLFYGGALAFLLLRAWGVPWADLVARLQPHQPALRTLGLIGALAGIAFTYLPDGRTQLVLFEGGHALLLETPEGHRVLWLDGSGDPPLGELGRWLGPFDRCLDLVILQGEGAMRGVTTLKGRYPVRHVLGGETPIPTGLQVGLGRVTLRAIDGGWILEVGGQRALITGRRGVEEGTFADLVLVMGEERRGLAVARQVNAWGLLVGGTPAGGAAGAVSGLRHVWRAQGHRWIAAATDGTIWWIGIGP, from the coding sequence ATGCCCGATCTCCGCGGCGCGCCGCTCTTTCCGCCCGCCCTGGCATGGCTGATGGGGCTGCTCCTCGCCCGGAGCCTCCTGCCCGGCGAGGATCTATTCCCACGCTGGACCCTGTTTTTCCTGATCTGGATGCTCCCGGCCGTGGCCGCCGTCGGGCTCCGCTTCTCCGATCCCGGAGGCCGGCGTCTCCCCCTTCTTCTCCTGATCCTTCTCCTCGGCGCGATCCGGGGAACCCTGCGCCCGATCCCATCCCTCCCTCCGCCGGTGGCCACAGCCGTGGAGGAGGGAGCGGAGCTCACCCTGGAGGGGGTCGTGGTCGATGATCCGGCCGAACGCGGCGCGGGGTCCCGCTTCCGCTTCCGCCCGGACGGTGGGGACGGTCTCCTTCAGGTGGATCTCCCCCAGGGCCGCCCGGAGTATGGAGATCGGATCCGATTGACCGGACGCGCGGGTCCCCTTCCGGTCAGCGCCGGCGTCGATCGACGCGCTGTTCTGGCCCGGCAGGGGGTCCTGGGCGTCTTCCGAGCCCGGGAATGGGCCCGCCTGCGATCCGGCGAGGGAAATCCCCTGCTCGGACTGCTCTACCGGGCGCGCGGATATGCCCGGATACGCCTGCGGGAGATCCTCCCGGATCCGGAGGCGGGGTTGCTCATCGGCATCCTGCTGGGGGATGAGAGCAGCATCCCGTGGGAGGTCGAACAGGCCTTCGCCCGTTCCGGCCTCAGCCACATCGTCGCGATCTCTGGTTATAACATCACCCTGCTCACCGCGCTCTCCTTAACGATCTTCACCCGGCTCCTGGGTCGGCGGATCGCCCTCTGGGCAACCCTGGTTCTGATCCCCGTATATGCCCTTTTCGTCGGCGCTTCGGCCTCCGTGGTGCGCGCCTCGATCATGGGATCCCTCACCGTGATCGCCTGGATGCTGGGGCGCAGCAGCGACGCCCTCAACGCCCTGAGCCTCTCCGCTTTCCTGATGACCCTCTGGGATCCGGCTGCAATAGAGGATATCGGCTTTCAGCTGAGCTTCGCCGCGACCCTGGGCTTGCTCTTCCTGGCCCCGCCGCTGGAGCGATGGGCCCGCGTTCAGACGGCTCGTCTGTTCCGGGACCCCCAGGCCACGACGCTGGTGGAGATCCTCCGGGAGGCCCTGCTGGTCTCCCTGGCGGCCCAGATCGCCACCGCGCCCCTGATGCTGTATCATTTCCGGGAGCTCTCCCTGATCGCCCCTCTCGCCAATCTCCTGACCCTCCCCATGCAACCCTTCGTGATGGCCCTGGGGATCCCCGCCGCCATCGGCGCGGCGCTGGCCGGCCGCCTGGCCGCGCCCCTGGGCTGGGCCCTCTGGTGGCCCCTCGCCTGGACGATCCGCATCGCCGATCTGACCGCCCGATGGCCCCTGGCAACCGTGCGCGTCGCCCCCGGTTACCTGGAAGGGATGCTGCTCTTCTATGGAGGCGCGCTGGCGTTCCTGCTCCTTCGCGCCTGGGGCGTTCCCTGGGCCGATCTGGTCGCCCGTCTCCAGCCCCATCAACCGGCTCTGCGCACCCTCGGCCTCATCGGGGCGCTGGCCGGCATCGCGTTCACCTACCTGCCGGACGGCCGGACGCAGCTGGTGCTCTTTGAGGGAGGCCATGCCCTCCTTCTGGAGACCCCGGAGGGGCATCGGGTGCTATGGCTGGATGGCTCCGGGGATCCCCCCCTTGGGGAATTGGGGCGCTGGCTGGGACCGTTCGACCGTTGTCTGGATCTCGTCATCCTCCAGGGGGAGGGAGCGATGCGCGGGGTGACCACTCTGAAAGGCCGTTATCCGGTTCGCCATGTCCTGGGAGGAGAAACACCCATCCCGACGGGATTGCAGGTCGGGCTGGGAAGGGTAACCCTGCGCGCGATCGATGGGGGATGGATCCTGGAGGTGGGAGGGCAGCGGGCGCTGATCACCGGCCGCCGCGGGGTTGAAGAAGGGACCTTTGCCGATCTGGTTCTTGTGATGGGGGAAGAGCGCCGGGGGCTGGCCGTGGCCCGGCAGGTGAACGCGTGGGGGCTTCTGGTGGGGGGAACACCAGCTGGGGGAGCGGCTGGCGCGGTCTCGGGGTTACGCCACGTCTGGCGCGCCCAGGGCCACCGGTGGATCGCCGCCGCAACAGATGGAACGATCTGGTGGATCGGGATAGGCCCATGA